In one Alphaproteobacteria bacterium genomic region, the following are encoded:
- the dnaA gene encoding chromosomal replication initiator protein DnaA, whose protein sequence is MDGTTTEQWARVRAALREEFGENAYRSWLKPLTFEGVDGDTVHLSVPTRFMRNWIESQYGERLTALWASECHSIRAVAVRQAKQRPTAQGLPEEAVSVPEAELAESPEDVAAANLSAPIDPRFTFETFIVGKPNELAFAAARRVAEAPNVPFNPLFLFGGVGLGKTHLMHAIAGHIRTAAPQKKVLYLSAEKFMYQFIRALRYKDTMAFKEMFRSVDVLMIDDVQFIAGKESTQEEFFHTFNALVDQNRQVVISADKSPAELDGIEDRMKSRLGWGLVAEIHSTTYELRLGILQSKAEQMQVDVPVKVLEFLAHRISSNVRELEGALNRLVAYANLVGRPITLENAQDVLHDLLRANDRKATIEEIQKRVAEHYNIKVSEMHSARRSRAVARPRQVAMYLSKQLTARSLPEIGRKFGGRDHTTVMHAVKKVDELRQNDHSFAEDVELLRRMLEG, encoded by the coding sequence TCAAACCACTGACCTTTGAGGGGGTGGACGGAGACACGGTGCATCTGTCGGTCCCGACGCGGTTCATGCGCAACTGGATCGAATCCCAGTATGGCGAGCGGCTGACGGCGCTCTGGGCGTCAGAATGTCACAGCATCCGGGCCGTCGCGGTCCGCCAGGCCAAGCAGCGACCGACGGCGCAGGGTCTGCCCGAGGAAGCCGTCTCCGTTCCGGAGGCGGAACTGGCCGAGTCTCCCGAAGATGTCGCCGCCGCCAATCTGTCGGCCCCGATCGACCCGCGCTTCACCTTTGAGACCTTCATCGTCGGCAAGCCGAACGAACTGGCCTTCGCCGCCGCGCGCCGTGTGGCCGAAGCCCCGAACGTTCCGTTCAATCCTCTATTCCTGTTCGGTGGGGTCGGCCTGGGCAAGACGCATCTGATGCATGCCATCGCCGGTCATATCCGGACCGCCGCGCCGCAGAAGAAGGTGCTTTATCTGTCGGCCGAAAAGTTCATGTACCAGTTCATCCGGGCGCTGCGCTACAAGGACACGATGGCGTTCAAGGAGATGTTCCGATCCGTCGATGTCCTGATGATCGACGACGTGCAGTTCATCGCCGGCAAGGAAAGCACCCAGGAAGAGTTCTTCCATACCTTCAACGCCCTCGTCGACCAGAACCGCCAGGTCGTGATTTCGGCCGACAAGTCGCCGGCCGAACTGGACGGTATCGAGGATCGTATGAAATCCCGCTTGGGCTGGGGCCTTGTCGCGGAGATCCATTCCACCACCTACGAGCTGCGCCTCGGCATCCTGCAGTCCAAGGCGGAGCAGATGCAGGTCGACGTGCCGGTCAAGGTCCTGGAGTTCCTGGCGCACCGCATTTCCTCCAATGTGCGGGAGCTGGAGGGCGCGCTGAACCGTCTGGTGGCCTATGCCAATCTGGTCGGCCGTCCGATCACGCTGGAGAATGCCCAGGACGTGCTGCACGACCTGCTGCGCGCCAATGACCGCAAGGCGACGATCGAAGAGATCCAGAAGCGTGTGGCCGAGCATTACAACATCAAGGTGTCGGAGATGCATTCCGCGCGGCGCAGCCGTGCCGTCGCGCGCCCGCGCCAGGTCGCGATGTATCTGTCCAAGCAGTTGACCGCCCGGTCGCTGCCGGAGATCGGCCGCAAGTTCGGCGGACGCGACCACACGACGGTCATGCATGCCGTCAAGAAGGTCGATGAACTGCGCCAGAACGATCACAGTTTTGCCGAAGACGTGGAGCTGCTGCGGCGCATGCTGGAAGGGTGA